In the genome of Nitratireductor sp. GISD-1A_MAKvit, the window ACCCTCGACCCCAACCTTGGCAAGGTTGTGCTCTACCCCTGAGCTACGCCCGCTCGGCTTGTCGCTTCCGACGGCGCGCTTATAGTCTGATCTCGCCGGCAAATGCAACAGGAAATCGACAGTGTGTCTGCGGTTTTTTTCAAACGCCGTGTGGCTGTTGAAAGCGCAACGCTGACAGGCGGCTTCACAACGGTGCCCGGGCTTGCATCCAGCGGCCGCGTGGGGATACCAACAGGACCAAGGTCAAGAGACCCTGCGAGGATCCAACGTGCCGAAAACACCGCAGATGCTGCTCGATTTGCTGAGCGATCTGGGAATCAGGACCGAAACGCGTCGGCACCCGCCGCTTTTCACCGTTTCCGATTCGCAATCATTGCGGGGCGAGATTGCCGGCGCACATACGAAAAACCTTTTCCTCAAGGACAAGAAGGACAATTTCTTTCTGGTGACGGTTGAGGAGAATGCCCGGGTCGATCTCAAGACACTCCATCACAAGATCGGTGCGGCGAGCCGGCTTTCGTTCGGCAAACCGGAAAAGCTGATGGCGTTTCTGGGGGTGGAGCCCGGCTCCGTGACCGTTTTCGGTGTGGTCAATGACGATGCCAAACGGGTCAAGCTGGTGCTGGATGCGGATTTGATGGAGAATGGCATCATCAATGCGCATCCGTTGACCAATGAGGCGACGACCTCTATCGGGCGCGATGATCTGCTGCGGTTTCTGGAATCGGTATCGCATGAGCCGCTCGTCTTGAAAGTGACCGACTGATCGCCACATTTGAGCGATGAAACAATCGATATCGGGCGGCGGTGCCAGGGAACGCGGCACGCCGGCCAGCAGGGAAGGGGCCTTTATGAGCAACGGCGACAATCCATATGAAAAATCCGCGGGCTACGGCGCAGGTGATGCGCACTACAGTGCCAGTGTGGAGTTCGGCGCAGCTGCCGCGCCGGTCTCGCCTCAGCCGGCTCCCTCGGCCCAGAGCTTCTCGCTTTCCGACACGCCACAGGCCCCGGCTGCCGATCTGATCAAGGACACGACAACTGCAGCCTTCACGGCTGATGTGATCCAGGAATCGCGCAATCAGCCGGTGCTTGTCGATTTCTGGGCGCCGTGGTGTGGCCCGTGCAAGCAGCTGACTCCAATTATCGAAAACGCGGTTCGTGCGGCAGGCGGCAAGGTGAAGCTCGTGAAGATGAACATTGACGAGCACCCTGCCATTGCCGGGCAGCTGGGCGTGCAGTCCATTCCTGCGGTTTTCGCCTTCAAGGATGGCCAGCCGGTGGACGGCTTCATGGGTGCCCTGCCTGAAAGTCAGGTCAAGGCGTTCATCGACAAGCTGACAGCCGACGCCGGGGGCGATGAGATCGCCGGGGCGCTCGAAGCGGCCAGAGAGGCTGTTGCAAACGGCGATCAGCAGATGGCGGCGCAGGTTTTCTCGGCGATCCTCCAGCGGGATCCTGAAAATGTGGATGCCATTGGTGGACTGGCGGACCTGCTCTTCGAGGCTGGGCAGAAGGAGCAGGCCGAACAGGTCTTGGCGCGGGCTCCCGACAAGCACAGGGACGCCGCCCCCATCGCAGCCGTGCAGGCCAAGATGGCGCTCGCAGAGCAGGTGGCCGATCTCGGCGACAGTGCGGAACTGGAAAAACGCATTGCCGCCGATCCGAACGACCATCAGGCAAGGTTCGACCTGGCGCTGTTGCAGAATGCGAAGGGCGACCGATCAGCGGCAGCGGAGAACCTTCTGGCCATCATCCGGGCGGACCGGGAATGGCAGGATGACGGTGCGCGCGCCCAGTTGCTGAAATTCTTTGAAGCGTGGGGACCTTCCGATCCGGCAACGCTGTCGGCGCGGCGCCGGCTTTCCTCACTGCTGTTCTCGTAAACCACTGATTATTTGCCTATCGGCAAGTCTGCTCCAGATATCGGGTAAACAGTGGGAGAGGTCGTGTGAAGGCAGGAAATTCCTCGTATCGCAATGGTCGCGATATAGACAGCGCGATCCCTGTCTTCCCCTTGTCTGCAGCGTTGCTCCTGCCGGGCGGTCGATTGCCGCTGAATGTTTTTGAGCCGCGATATCTGGCGATGGTTGATCATGCCCTCTCCGGGAGCCGGCTCATCGGCATGGTGCAACCGCGTCTCGACGGGTCTAAGCGGCACGATGGAGAGCCACAGCTCTGTGACGTGGGTTGTGTGGGGCGGCTGGGTTCTGTCTCGGAGACCGGTGATGGCCGATACATGATAACGTTGATCGGTATCTGCCGATTCCGCGTTCTGGAGGAAATCAGGGTCAAGACCCCGTTCCGACAATGCAGAATACTGCCGTTTGAGGGCGACCTGCATGATGATCCCGATGATGAGAAGGTTGACCGAAATGCGCTTTTAAAGGCGCTTCGGGCCTATCTTGATGCGAACAATCTTGAGGCGGACTGGGACAGCGTGCATCAGGCAGAAGACGCAAGCCTCGTCAATGCGCTGTCGATGATGGTGCCTTATGGTGCGGCCGAGAAGCAGGCACTGCTGGAAGCGCCAGATCTGAAGACCCGTGCCGACACGCTGATTGCGATCACGGAAATCGTTCTGGCCCAGGGCGATGGCGATGCGGGACATCGCCTGCAGTGATTTATTCTGAAAGGAACGGCGATGGGGCTGAAAGATGAGAGGAGCGGCGAAGCTCCGATTGATACAAAGCTGCTGGAACTTCTTGTCTGCCCCTTGACCAAGGGCTCTTTGCGCTGGGACGCGGAGAACAGTGAACTGATCTCGAAAAGCGCCAAGCTTGCCTATCCGGTGCGCGACGGGATTCCCATCATGCTGCCATCGGAGGCGCGGCCCCTCGATTGAGGCCGCGCTCCGGTATTTTCTATTCGCGGAAGCTCTCGCGCGGGGTCGCCGCCTGCCGGCCGCGCGCGGCGCGCAGCGTGGGCAGGGCGAGCATCAGGAGCACGAATGCGCCGGTGGCGAGCTTGAGATCGGGCGGCGGCATGCCGGCTGCCAGACACAGCGAGACAAGCTGATAGTAGACCATCGCACCGGCAAAGGGTGCGAGGAGCTGCCGCCATACGGTCGCCTTCCCAACGATGGCCTCGCCGATCATCAGAGCCGCAAGGCCGTTGATGAGGATGCCAAGACCCATATTCACATCGGCAAAGCCCTGCGACTGAACCATCAGCGCACCGCTGAAGGCCGAGAATGCGCCGGCAAGGGCCGATGCCGCCAATGGTCGCCGCCCAGACATTGATGCCCTGCGCCTCGGCCATCACCGGATTGGCGCCCACGGCGCGCACCGCCGTCCCCTTCTCCGTGGTGAAGAAGAAGTTGAGCGCCAGGAAGATGGCCAGCGTGATGACGCCCACGGCAAGGATCTTGGCCAGCGGGAAACCAGGCTGCACGAACGGCACCCAGTCGAAAATGGTTTCCGTGCCGAAGACCGAAAGGTTCGAGCGACCCATGATGCGCAGGTTCACACTGTAAAGCATGGTCATCACGAGGATACCGGCCAGAAGCGTGTGAATGCGGAAACGCAGATGGATGAAGGCGGTGCAGCAGCCGGCGATGAAACCAGTGAGCAGCGCCAGCCCGATGGCGGCGAGGGGGCCGAGGCCCGAGGCGAGCGCGACGCCGCACACGCAGCCGCCCAGCGGAAACGCGCCCTCGCTGGTGAGATCGGGAAAGCTCAGCATGCGGAAGGGGATCATGATGCCGGCCACGACGAAGCCGAGGATCAGGCTTTGCGCGAGCGTTACCGGGATCAGGGCAACGAAGCTTGTGAGCGTGGTTTGCAGAAAATCGATCATGGGGTCAGCTCGCAAGCAACATGCGGTCGGTCTTGGTGGCGAAATGGCCGATCAGGTCGGCCACGGTGACGTCCGCCTTTTCCTCGCCTGCGATTTCCAGATGCACGCGCCCGGCATCGAGCATGATGACGCGGTGGCCGTAATCGACGGCATGCTGCATGTTGTGGGTGACCATGAGTGTGGTCAGTTTCAGCGCCTCGACGGCCCGCACCGTTGCTTCCATCACGATGTCGGCGGTGCGCGGGTCCAGCGCTGCGGTGTGCTCGTCAAGGAGCAGGAGATCGGGCGATCCCCCTACGGCCATGATGAGTGAGAGCGACTGGCGCTGGCCGCCTGACAGAAGGTCGACGCGCGTGTTGAGGCGGTCTTCGAGGCCAAGCCCCAGAATGGCAAGGCGCTCGCGGTAGTCGGCCAGACGCTTTGCATTGAGGCCATGGCGAAGCGTGCGCCTGGAGTTTCGTAACTCGGCAAGCAGCATGTTTTCAGCGACGGTCATGCTCGCGGCAGTGCCAAGCATCGGGTCCTGAAACACGCGGGCAATGCGCTTTGCGCGTTTGTGAACGGGCAGGCCCGTCATGTCGTCGCCATTGATGAGAATCTGCCCCGAATCGAGCGCGAGCGAACCGGAAATGGCATTGAGCATGCTGCTCTTGCCGGCTCCGTTGGAGCCGATCACAACGCCGAATTCTCCGGTTTTCAAGGTAAGATCGAGCCCGTTGAGGGCGATCTTCTCGTCGGGTTGTCCCCGATAGAACACTTTGCGTGCGGCACGGATTTCCAGCACCGGCACCTCCCATGAAATGAACACGGCGCCTGTTGGAAGGCGCCGTGTCACTGGCTGACCTGATTACTCGACGATGCAGTCGCAGTCGGCAAACTCTTCGGGGATCTCGATGCCGAAGGCCGCCATGGCCTTTTTCGAGATGCGCGGAGCGTGGTCCTCATAGGCCGGGTTCATCGGCGGGATGGACTTCGGATCGGTGCCATCAAGGATCTGCAGCGCGATCTTGCCGGCATTGAGGCCGACCTGCTGATAGTTCACCGCAAAGCTTGCCGGAACCACGCCATCGGACACGGCGCCGTCATCGGAGTTGATGATCGGGATGCCGGCCTGCCTTGCGGCGGCCGAAACGGCAGCGATGGCCGGCTGGAGAAGATTTGAAGCCGGCGTGTAGATCACGTCCGCCTTGCCGGCGAGCGAAGCAATGCGCTGCTGGATGTCGTTCACATTGTCGACGCCCACGGGCACGACCTCGAACCCGGCATCCGGCGCGGCCGCCTGAACCTTCTCAAGCAGGGCGACATCGTTGGCCTCGCCCGGGTTGTAGGGCTGGCCGATGCGCTTTGCATCGGGAACAAGTTTCCTGGCGAATTCCATGACGGCTGCAACGTCCTGGAGGTCGGTCGCGCCGGTCATGCCTTCATCGCCTGCTTCCCAGGAGGGCACGAGCTTGGCAGCCACCGGATCGGTGACAGCTGAGAAGACGATCGGGATGCCGGAACCGGAAAGGGCCTTCTTGGCAATCTGGGAAACCGGCGTTGTGACGGTGTACATGAGGGCGGGGCCCTCGGCCTGCAGCTTCGCAATCATCTGCGGGACCAGTGAGGCGTCGAAATTGGTGTGGCTTTCGGAATAGACAACATCCTTGCCTTCCTCATAACCACCGGCGGCGAGCGCATCCTTGAAGCCCTGTATTGCCGTGTTGAGCTGCGGATGCTCACCAAAATTGGCGATGCCGATGCGGATCGGCTCTGCACTGGCCGCGCCAAGGCCGAACAGAATTGCACCGGCAGCCACAATGCCGCGCAGGGATAAGCGTGATTTTACAGTCATGTCATTCCTCCCATGGCCAGGGGCTCGCAAAAAGGGAAGCCCGTGGACCGTGTTCCTGCCAAACACAAATCAGGAGATCGCCCGGCTTGCCGTTGCAATCTCTTCCGGATGGCGCTCCGCATGTGAACATGCGGCTCCTCCCCATCCGTTTGAAACCTCATCATATCGTCGGGGCAAGGCCTGTCAAACGCTATATATAATCGTTGAACAGCCGTAGAATTATATATACTTTTGTTCCCCAGGAGGAGCAGAATTGCATCAAACGGTGGACGGAGCGGAACCGCAGACAAAGACCGAAGCAGCCTATCATCAGCTTCGGCGCGATATTCTTGCGACACGGCTGATGCCGGGAGCGCCATTGCGGATCGCTGCGCTGCGCAAGACCTATGGCTTTGGCTGGACACCGTTGCGCGAGGCGCTCTCGCGGCTTGAGGCTGAGCGGCTTGTGACGGCTGAAAGCAATCGGGGCTTTTCGGTTGCGCCGGTTTCTCGAGGAGAACTGGAAGACCTTTCCAAGGCGCGGCTTGCGGTGGAAACCACGCTGCTGGAGGAATCCATTCGCAAGGGCGATGCCGACTGGGAGGCGGCTGTCGTGACCGCACATTATCGTCTTTCGCGCTGTCAGATACCTGCCGAGGGGCTTTCGGATGATGCCCTGCATGACTGGGTGGAGAAGCATCAGGCCTTTCACGAGGCGCTGCTTTCCGCGGCTGATGCCACGTGGCTCAGGCATTTTTATGCGCAGATCTGGGGTCAGTTGTGCCGGCACCACATCTTCCTCACCGTGACACCTACCCTGCGCGCGGCTGCGGGGGCTGAGGATGGTCACGAAGCGGCCATCGCGGCTCTCGACGCAGCCATGTCACTTGACCAGCATACGCAACTCATGGAGTTTGCCCTCGACCGCAATCTGGAGGGGGCGCTGGCACTGATGAAAGAGCATGTGGGTCTGACGGTCGACGTTTTCACCCTTGCCGATCTGGATGGCGCAGGCGGCGGGGGCCGCCGGAACCAGGGCATGAAGACAGTCGCTCGCTCCGCTCTTGCGGGTGCTGCGCTCTGTTCTTCCGCCGGTGTGGCCTGGGCCCATGCATCCGAACGGGGCTACGTGCTGCTCCTGCCGACCGACTATTATCT includes:
- a CDS encoding Trm112 family protein; translation: MGLKDERSGEAPIDTKLLELLVCPLTKGSLRWDAENSELISKSAKLAYPVRDGIPIMLPSEARPLD
- a CDS encoding ABC transporter ATP-binding protein — protein: MLEIRAARKVFYRGQPDEKIALNGLDLTLKTGEFGVVIGSNGAGKSSMLNAISGSLALDSGQILINGDDMTGLPVHKRAKRIARVFQDPMLGTAASMTVAENMLLAELRNSRRTLRHGLNAKRLADYRERLAILGLGLEDRLNTRVDLLSGGQRQSLSLIMAVGGSPDLLLLDEHTAALDPRTADIVMEATVRAVEALKLTTLMVTHNMQHAVDYGHRVIMLDAGRVHLEIAGEEKADVTVADLIGHFATKTDRMLLAS
- the trxA gene encoding thioredoxin; this encodes MSNGDNPYEKSAGYGAGDAHYSASVEFGAAAAPVSPQPAPSAQSFSLSDTPQAPAADLIKDTTTAAFTADVIQESRNQPVLVDFWAPWCGPCKQLTPIIENAVRAAGGKVKLVKMNIDEHPAIAGQLGVQSIPAVFAFKDGQPVDGFMGALPESQVKAFIDKLTADAGGDEIAGALEAAREAVANGDQQMAAQVFSAILQRDPENVDAIGGLADLLFEAGQKEQAEQVLARAPDKHRDAAPIAAVQAKMALAEQVADLGDSAELEKRIAADPNDHQARFDLALLQNAKGDRSAAAENLLAIIRADREWQDDGARAQLLKFFEAWGPSDPATLSARRRLSSLLFS
- a CDS encoding LON peptidase substrate-binding domain-containing protein produces the protein MKAGNSSYRNGRDIDSAIPVFPLSAALLLPGGRLPLNVFEPRYLAMVDHALSGSRLIGMVQPRLDGSKRHDGEPQLCDVGCVGRLGSVSETGDGRYMITLIGICRFRVLEEIRVKTPFRQCRILPFEGDLHDDPDDEKVDRNALLKALRAYLDANNLEADWDSVHQAEDASLVNALSMMVPYGAAEKQALLEAPDLKTRADTLIAITEIVLAQGDGDAGHRLQ
- a CDS encoding prolyl-tRNA synthetase associated domain-containing protein, with the protein product MPKTPQMLLDLLSDLGIRTETRRHPPLFTVSDSQSLRGEIAGAHTKNLFLKDKKDNFFLVTVEENARVDLKTLHHKIGAASRLSFGKPEKLMAFLGVEPGSVTVFGVVNDDAKRVKLVLDADLMENGIINAHPLTNEATTSIGRDDLLRFLESVSHEPLVLKVTD
- a CDS encoding ABC transporter substrate-binding protein translates to MTVKSRLSLRGIVAAGAILFGLGAASAEPIRIGIANFGEHPQLNTAIQGFKDALAAGGYEEGKDVVYSESHTNFDASLVPQMIAKLQAEGPALMYTVTTPVSQIAKKALSGSGIPIVFSAVTDPVAAKLVPSWEAGDEGMTGATDLQDVAAVMEFARKLVPDAKRIGQPYNPGEANDVALLEKVQAAAPDAGFEVVPVGVDNVNDIQQRIASLAGKADVIYTPASNLLQPAIAAVSAAARQAGIPIINSDDGAVSDGVVPASFAVNYQQVGLNAGKIALQILDGTDPKSIPPMNPAYEDHAPRISKKAMAAFGIEIPEEFADCDCIVE